Genomic segment of Bacteroides stercoris ATCC 43183:
TGGCAAACAGCTTATTCTCCGCAAACACTTCGCTCTTGGAAAGCAGCGTCATCAGAGTAGATTTACCGACATTGGTATATCCTACCAATGCCACACGAATAAGACGACCGCGGTTCTTGCGCTGGGTAGCTTTCTGCTTGTCAATCTCCGCCAGACGGTCTTTCAGCAATGACATACGGTTCAGGATGATACGGCGGTCCATTTCCAACTGCGTCTCACCCGGTCCGCGCAGACCCACGGAACCTTTACCGCCACCGGCTCCCGAACCGCCTCCCTGACGTTCCAAGTGTGTCCATAAACGTTGCAGACGGGGAAGCATGTATTTGTACTGCGCCAACTCAACCTGAGTTTTCGCATTTGCAGTCTGTGCACGCATGGCAAAGATGTCGAGGATGAGTGAGGTACGGTCCAATATCTTTATTTTCAGTTCAGCCTCGATATTGCGTATCTGCTTTGCCGAGAGCTCATCATCGAAAATCACCATACCGATTTCGCGCTCGGCTTCTTCTTCGCTGCGGATATATTCTTTTATTTCTTCCAGTTTACCCTTGCCGACGTATGTTACAGAGTTTGCCTGGTCTAACTTCTGAGTAAATCTTTTCACTACTTCCGCCCCGGCTGTCTCAGCCAAGAATGCCAGCTCGTCGAGGTATTCGTTCGTCTTACGCTCATCCTGAGTTTTTGTGATAAGACCTACCAATACTGCGGTTTCGACCTGCGCTTCGGAAATTACAAATTCTTTCATTCTACTTTATACCTTATTATATATATGTATCTTTATTATATGTGCCGGCAAATATAAGAAAAAACAAAACCATTCTCATAGTGTTCATTCCCATTTTTAATAATAAGGATAGGGATTCCTGTCGTAAACCACCGAGCGCCGCCAGATGCCACAAAACGGAAAGCGGATGTGCCAGCCCATACCTTCCGGTCTTTCGGCCTTGCACACCCGCCTTAATTATTTACGGATTCCGTTTATTTCATTTCGATAGCACTGTTATAATCGCTTTCACGGTTCGGAAGAATCCATTTCCAGAACTCCGATACATAGTTGCCATCTTTAAATCCGAATGTTCCGCTAATATACGAACTGTAATTACCGCCTTCCTTAAAAGAGTTACGAACCACCGGATCGCCCCAACGTTTGCAGTCATACCAACTGAAACCTTCGCCCCATAACTCCAGACGACGGTATTTCTTAATCTCTTTCAGTAAATCCTCACCGGTAACCGTGCACGTATATTGAGGGTCACGACCGCTATTTTTATTCAATTCAACCAAGCTGTTTTGTGCAGCAGTCGGGTCTGAACTCAGATAGTAATTAGCTTCCGCCTCAATCAACAACATCTCCGAAGCACGGAAAATGGGCTGACAACCTACAGCAGGCTGTGCCGTAGCCTGGAATTTCAGGCTGGCATAAGCATATGCCTGTGACGTAGCAGATGCTACTGTCTCCTTTACATACTTATTGGCTTTCGTAGAAGCGGCCTGACCCTCCGCTGTGTTGTTAAATTTATTGGCATTACGGCTTTCAGTACCTACAACCTCCAAGAATGTTTTACTTCCATCTTCCGGCAAGAATGTAGACTCCGTCAAGAACAATCCTTTACGAATATCGCTGTCGGCAAAAGACTCAACCAAATCACGATTGATACATACATTGATATTTTGCTGCGCATAGTAACCGTTACAAGCCATGAAGAGCTGCCATCCATAATACCAGATAGTTTCGGAAGCA
This window contains:
- the hflX gene encoding GTPase HflX, which codes for MKEFVISEAQVETAVLVGLITKTQDERKTNEYLDELAFLAETAGAEVVKRFTQKLDQANSVTYVGKGKLEEIKEYIRSEEEAEREIGMVIFDDELSAKQIRNIEAELKIKILDRTSLILDIFAMRAQTANAKTQVELAQYKYMLPRLQRLWTHLERQGGGSGAGGGKGSVGLRGPGETQLEMDRRIILNRMSLLKDRLAEIDKQKATQRKNRGRLIRVALVGYTNVGKSTLMTLLSKSEVFAENKLFATLDTTVRKVIIENLPFLLSDTVGFIRKLPTDLVDSFKSTLDEVREADLLLHIVDISHPDFEEQIEVVNKTLADIGASGKPMILVFNKIDAYTYVAKADDDLTPRTKENLTLEELMKTWMAKLEDNCLFISARERINVEELKSVVYRRVKELHVQKYPYNDFLYQTYDEEEV